A stretch of Dyella sp. BiH032 DNA encodes these proteins:
- a CDS encoding efflux RND transporter permease subunit — MWIVHLALRRPYTFIVLALLLAIAGPLMILRTPTDIFPNINIPVLSIVWSYNGFSATDMANRITTPYERALTSDVDNIEHVESQTVNGVAVIKVYFHAGADINRAIAEASANAQSILRVLPPGTLPPLVISYNASTVPILQLALSSRSLPEQQLYDLGNNFIRTQLATVQGAAVPLPFGGKVRQVMVDIDTKAMQARGLSPLDVVNAVNAQNLILPGGTAKIGALEYDVNLNGSPASVDELNQIPLKATPGGVIYLRDVAQVRDGFAPQTNIVRVDGTRSALLQVEKSGDASTLSIIGQVKALLPRIAAGLPKALDVKAVSDQSVFVSSAVAGVVREGLIAAALTALMILLFLGSWRSTLIIAITIPLSVMASLIALSALGQTINIMTLGGLALAVGILVDDATVAIEAISHRRELGEPLDQAIVTASDQIALPTLVSTLAICIVFLPMFLLSGVARYLFVPLAEAVVFAMLASYFLSRTLIPTLAMYLLKHETAGAAAGQGRWQRLRRLQQRFERGFDGFHARYQDTVRLAIANPRRVAIAFALACAGSLLLIPVLGRDFFPTSDTGEIRLHLRARTGTRIEETARVVDLVEQDVRKAIPAGTLGSVLDNIGLPVSGINMTYDSSLPVGSSDADVLITLKPGHRPTESYVAELRQRLNRDFPGVSFAFLPADIISQTLDFGLPSPIDIQVVGNDKQGNRAVAERLLGQLRGVDGLVDPRIQQPDDAPAINVQVDRTKAIQAGFQARAIAQNVLIALSGSAQTTPNFWLNPKNGVSYPLTTESPQYAIDSLQALGNIPLSTGDEAGALRNGTPPILGSLSTLSRGAQEAVVSHYNVQPVIDVFAGVQGRDLGAVAADVDRLVAQARAHLPPGSAIVVRGEVQTMQSSFQGLLLGLACAVLLVYALMVVNFQSWVDPLVIIGGLPGALAGATWMLFVTRTTVSVPALTGAIMCIGIATANSILVVSFARDRLAAGSTPLQAAFEAGATRFRPVLMTALAMLIGMLPMALGLGDGGEQNAPLGRAVIGGLLFGTLTTLVFVPTAFAAVHAWLRRRDSGALPALTHAAS, encoded by the coding sequence ATGTGGATCGTGCACCTGGCGCTGCGGCGCCCTTATACCTTCATCGTGCTGGCCTTGCTGCTGGCCATCGCCGGGCCGCTGATGATCCTGCGGACGCCGACGGACATCTTTCCGAACATCAATATCCCGGTGCTGAGCATCGTGTGGTCGTACAACGGCTTCTCGGCCACGGACATGGCCAACCGCATCACCACGCCGTACGAGCGCGCGCTGACTTCGGACGTGGACAACATCGAGCACGTCGAGTCGCAGACGGTCAACGGCGTAGCGGTGATCAAGGTGTATTTCCATGCCGGCGCCGACATCAACCGCGCGATCGCCGAAGCCTCGGCCAACGCGCAATCCATCCTGCGCGTGCTGCCGCCCGGCACGCTGCCGCCGCTGGTCATCTCCTACAACGCCTCGACGGTGCCGATCCTGCAGCTAGCCTTGTCCAGCCGCTCGCTGCCGGAGCAGCAGCTGTACGACCTGGGCAACAACTTCATCCGCACGCAGCTGGCCACGGTGCAGGGCGCGGCGGTGCCGCTGCCGTTCGGCGGCAAGGTGCGGCAGGTGATGGTGGACATCGACACCAAGGCCATGCAGGCGCGCGGCCTGTCGCCGCTGGACGTGGTCAACGCGGTCAACGCGCAGAACCTGATCCTGCCCGGCGGCACGGCGAAGATCGGCGCGCTGGAATACGACGTCAACCTCAACGGCAGCCCGGCTTCGGTCGATGAGCTCAACCAGATCCCGCTGAAGGCGACCCCGGGCGGCGTGATCTACCTGCGCGACGTCGCCCAGGTGCGCGACGGCTTCGCGCCGCAGACCAATATCGTGCGCGTCGACGGCACCCGTTCGGCGCTGCTGCAGGTGGAGAAGAGCGGCGACGCCTCCACGCTCAGCATCATCGGCCAGGTCAAGGCGCTGCTGCCGCGGATCGCCGCCGGCCTGCCCAAGGCGCTGGACGTGAAGGCGGTGTCCGACCAGTCCGTGTTCGTGAGCTCCGCCGTGGCCGGCGTGGTGCGCGAAGGGCTGATCGCCGCCGCGCTGACGGCGCTGATGATCCTGCTGTTCCTGGGCAGCTGGCGTTCCACGCTGATCATCGCCATCACCATTCCGCTGTCGGTGATGGCCTCGCTGATCGCGCTGTCGGCGCTGGGACAGACCATCAACATCATGACGCTGGGTGGCCTCGCGCTGGCGGTGGGCATCCTGGTGGACGACGCCACGGTGGCGATCGAGGCGATCAGCCACCGCCGCGAACTGGGCGAGCCGCTGGACCAGGCGATCGTGACCGCGTCCGACCAGATCGCGCTGCCGACGCTGGTGTCCACGCTGGCGATCTGCATCGTGTTCCTGCCGATGTTCCTGCTGTCCGGCGTGGCCCGCTATCTATTCGTGCCGCTGGCGGAAGCGGTGGTGTTCGCGATGCTCGCGTCCTATTTCCTGTCGCGCACGCTGATTCCGACGCTGGCGATGTATCTGCTCAAGCACGAAACGGCCGGCGCCGCGGCGGGGCAGGGGCGCTGGCAACGGCTGCGCCGCCTGCAGCAGCGTTTCGAGCGGGGTTTCGACGGTTTCCATGCGCGCTACCAGGACACCGTGCGGCTGGCCATCGCCAACCCCCGACGCGTCGCCATCGCGTTCGCCCTTGCCTGTGCCGGCTCGCTGCTGCTGATTCCGGTGCTTGGCCGCGACTTCTTCCCGACCTCCGACACCGGCGAGATCCGCCTGCACCTGCGCGCCCGCACCGGCACCCGCATCGAGGAAACGGCCCGCGTGGTGGACCTGGTGGAGCAGGACGTGCGCAAGGCGATCCCCGCCGGCACGCTCGGCAGTGTGCTGGACAACATCGGCCTGCCGGTGAGTGGCATCAACATGACGTACGACTCGTCGCTGCCGGTCGGCTCGTCCGACGCGGACGTGCTCATCACGCTGAAGCCGGGTCACCGGCCGACGGAAAGTTACGTCGCGGAGCTGCGGCAGCGCCTGAACCGCGATTTCCCGGGCGTGTCATTCGCCTTCCTGCCGGCGGACATCATCAGCCAGACGCTGGACTTCGGCCTGCCGTCGCCGATCGACATCCAGGTGGTGGGCAACGACAAGCAGGGCAACCGGGCAGTGGCGGAGCGCCTGCTGGGCCAGTTGCGCGGCGTGGACGGGCTGGTCGATCCGCGCATCCAGCAGCCGGATGACGCACCCGCCATCAACGTGCAGGTGGATCGCACCAAGGCCATCCAGGCCGGCTTCCAGGCCCGCGCCATCGCGCAGAACGTGCTGATCGCGCTGTCCGGCAGCGCGCAGACCACGCCCAACTTCTGGCTCAATCCGAAGAACGGCGTGAGCTATCCGCTGACCACCGAATCGCCGCAGTACGCCATCGATTCGCTGCAGGCGCTGGGCAATATCCCGCTGTCCACCGGCGACGAGGCGGGCGCCCTGCGCAACGGCACGCCGCCGATCCTCGGCTCGCTCAGCACGCTGTCGCGCGGTGCCCAGGAGGCGGTGGTCTCGCACTACAACGTGCAGCCGGTGATCGACGTGTTCGCCGGCGTGCAAGGACGCGACCTGGGTGCGGTGGCGGCCGACGTGGACCGCCTGGTCGCGCAGGCCCGCGCGCACCTGCCGCCGGGTTCGGCCATCGTGGTGCGCGGGGAAGTGCAGACCATGCAGTCCTCGTTCCAGGGCCTGCTGCTGGGCCTGGCCTGCGCAGTGCTGCTGGTGTACGCGCTGATGGTGGTGAACTTCCAGTCGTGGGTGGACCCGCTGGTGATCATCGGCGGCCTGCCCGGCGCGCTGGCCGGCGCGACCTGGATGCTGTTCGTCACCCGCACGACGGTAAGCGTGCCGGCGTTGACGGGCGCCATCATGTGCATCGGCATCGCCACCGCCAACAGCATCCTGGTGGTGAGCTTCGCGCGCGACCGGCTGGCCGCCGGCTCGACGCCGCTGCAGGCCGCCTTCGAGGCCGGCGCCACGCGTTTCCGGCCGGTGCTGATGACGGCGCTGGCCATGTTGATCGGCATGTTGCCCATGGCCCTGGGCCTGGGCGACGGCGGCGAGCAGAACGCGCCGCTCGGCCGCGCGGTGATCGGCGGCCTGCTGTTCGGCACCCTCACCACCCTCGTGTTCGTACCCACCGCCTTCGCCGCCGTGCATGCCTGGCTGCGCCGCCGCGACAGCGGCGCGCTGCCTGCACTCACGCATGCCGCGTCCTGA